CGCAATAGAAGTTATGTGCGCTGTATCGGCATGGGCGCGCGGTTCTGAAGGGGCGCTGCTTTACAAGGTTCGATGGAGTGCACCCGCCTGACATCAAATCCCGCGCACCCGGGTTTTTATCGTCGGGATGATCTATACCTTCAGGAACACGCAATCAGGCCGGATGACAAACGCGGACATGTCCACACAAGAACGCGCCGTGTATGCAAGCGCGTCCCCATGACACAGCGGCCTGCAAGACGATGTGACTGGCGCCCGGCATGCGTAGAATGGCGCCCCGCCCTTTCAATGCCTGAAGTATCGATCATGAGCCGGATCAACCGCGTTTTGAATGGCCGTACCCAAGCATTGTGCCTGCTCTGCCTGTTGCTGCTGGTAGTCGATCACGCCCGCAGCGAGTCCCAGGTGCTTGAACTGCACATCCTCGACGCGCCCCCGCTGACCTTCGTCGACGACCCCAGGGGGCACGGGATTATCGGCGATGTCGCGGTGCAAGCCATGACCCGGGCCGGGTACACCGCGAAGATCCATCTGCTTCCCTGGGCCAGGGCACAGAAACACGTGAGCGAAGAACACGATTACTTGATAACGCCCCTGTCGCGCATTCCGGGGCGAGAGGATCGCTTCACCTGGATCGCCCGGATCATGCCCATGGAGCGAGCCTTCTTCAGCCTCGACCGGCAGGTGGACAGCTTCGCCCAAGCGAAAGAAACCTTCCGCAAGATAGGCGTCGGCCTGGGCAGCGCGCAAGAGGAGATCCTGCGCACCGAGGGCTTCCGGGACGACCAGATCTACCCCCTGGCCATCGGCGACAACCCTGCCCAGATGCTACTGATGGGGCGTATCGATGCCTGGTTCAACGGTGTCCCGGAGAGTCGCTACATCTGGCCGAAAGTGTCCAAGCGCAAACTGCTGATGAGTTCGGTCGGCAGCAGCGCCGACCTTTACCTGGCCTGCTCGCGGCGCTGCTCGGCGAAGATTGTCGACGACTTGCGTGAGGCGGTGGAAGCGTTGCGCAAGGAGGGTGCGATCAAGCGTATTCATGATGTTTACCTGCCATAAGACGTGCCCGAAACATCATTGCAAATGATAGCCACCTAACGAAAGCCCCGCTCCAGAGGGCTCGCCAATGGCTTATATCATTCCGAATGATAGTTACCTTTGCTTCATTCGATTCGTTCCTCTGCGCCTCGCCACGCATCATCCGGCCATCTCAATACACTTGGCGGATGCTATCCATGGAACATTCACTTTCTAAACTGCGCTTTCCCCTCGCACTGTTGGCAGTGCTGGTGATCAGCGCTTGCGGCAAGACTCCCGACACGGCAGCTTCCATGCCGGCGGCCAAAGTCAGCGTGGCCAAGGTGCTGGAGCAGCCCGTCAACGAATGGGATGAATTCACCGGACGCCTCGAAGCGCCGGAAACCGTCGAGATTCGCCCGCGTGTTTCCGGGCAGATCGATGAAGTGGCCTTCACCGAAGGTGCGCTGGTCAAGAAAGGCGACCTGCTGTTCCAGATCGACCCGCGCCCCTTCCAGGCAGAAGTGCGTCGTCTCGAAGCCCAGTTGGCCCAGGCCCGCGCCACTGCAACCCGCAGCGAGAACGAAGCCCAGCGTGGCGAACGCCTGCGCTTGAGCAATGCCATCTCCGCCGAACTGGCGGATTCGCGCACCACCGCGGCCCAGGAAGCTCGCGCCGCCGTAGCGGGCATCCAGGCGCAGTTGGACCTGGCGAAACTGAACCTGAGCTTCACCCGAGTCACCTCGCCCATCAGCGGCCGCGTCAGCCGTGCGGAGATCACCGCTGGCAACCTGGTGACCGCCGACGTCACGCCGCTGACCAGCGTCGTGTCCACCGACAAGGTCTACGCCTACTTCGACGCCGACGAGCGCGTCTTCCTCAAGTACACCCAACTCGCCCGCCAGGGCCAGCGCGGCCAGGCCACGCCGGTCTACATGGGCCTGTCCAACGAAGACGGCAACCCGCACCTGGGCCAGATGAACTTCGTCGACAACCAGGTCAACCCGCAGACCGGCACCATCCGCGGTCGCGCGGTATTCGACAACAAGGACGGCGCCTTCACGCCAGGCCTCTACACTCGCCTGAAGCTGGTGGGCAGCGGCACCTACTCCGCCGTGCTGATCAACGACGAAGCCGTCGGCACCGACCTTGGCAAGAAATTCGTGCTGGTGATGGACGCCGAGAACAAGCCTGCGTACCGCGCCGTCGAGCTGGGGCCGAAGATCGAAGGCCTGCGCATCGTGCGCAACGGCTTGAGCAAGGACGACACCATCATCGTCAAGGGCCTGCAACGCGCCCGTCCAGGTTCGCCGGTTACGCCTGAAACGGTGCCGATGGCCAGCGAAGCCACCCTCGCCGCCCTGGCACAACAACGCAAAGCGCTCGAAGCCAGCAACTTGCCTCAGGTCGCGCCCGCCAAGGCGCCGTCCGGATCGGCAGGCAAACTGGCCTCTGCGTCCCCACGCGGTTAAGGGACTGAACTCAAGATGAAATTTTCCCAGTTCTTCATTTCACGGCCGATCTTTGCCGCGGTGCTCTCGCTGCTGATCCTGATCGCCGGCGCCATCTCGCTATTCCAGCTACCGATCAGCGAATACCCGGAAGTCGTGCCACCGACCGTGGTCGTGCGCGCCAACTTCCCAGGCGCCAACCCCAAAGTGATCGGCGAAACCGTTGCCGCGCCCT
The Pseudomonas marvdashtae genome window above contains:
- the mexE gene encoding multidrug efflux RND transporter periplasmic adaptor subunit MexE; translated protein: MEHSLSKLRFPLALLAVLVISACGKTPDTAASMPAAKVSVAKVLEQPVNEWDEFTGRLEAPETVEIRPRVSGQIDEVAFTEGALVKKGDLLFQIDPRPFQAEVRRLEAQLAQARATATRSENEAQRGERLRLSNAISAELADSRTTAAQEARAAVAGIQAQLDLAKLNLSFTRVTSPISGRVSRAEITAGNLVTADVTPLTSVVSTDKVYAYFDADERVFLKYTQLARQGQRGQATPVYMGLSNEDGNPHLGQMNFVDNQVNPQTGTIRGRAVFDNKDGAFTPGLYTRLKLVGSGTYSAVLINDEAVGTDLGKKFVLVMDAENKPAYRAVELGPKIEGLRIVRNGLSKDDTIIVKGLQRARPGSPVTPETVPMASEATLAALAQQRKALEASNLPQVAPAKAPSGSAGKLASASPRG
- a CDS encoding substrate-binding periplasmic protein, coding for MSRINRVLNGRTQALCLLCLLLLVVDHARSESQVLELHILDAPPLTFVDDPRGHGIIGDVAVQAMTRAGYTAKIHLLPWARAQKHVSEEHDYLITPLSRIPGREDRFTWIARIMPMERAFFSLDRQVDSFAQAKETFRKIGVGLGSAQEEILRTEGFRDDQIYPLAIGDNPAQMLLMGRIDAWFNGVPESRYIWPKVSKRKLLMSSVGSSADLYLACSRRCSAKIVDDLREAVEALRKEGAIKRIHDVYLP